The Thermosulfurimonas sp. F29 genome includes a window with the following:
- the queF gene encoding preQ(1) synthase produces MNEEKRYGERAIEEAELEAWPNPYPDRDYRIDITFPEFTCLCPRSGYPDFATIKISYIPDKKIVELRSLKLWLNKFRGRYISHEAATNEIFDALWKLLEPRELRVVGDFNPRGNVHTVITVERRQGSSVSPTA; encoded by the coding sequence ATGAACGAGGAAAAACGCTACGGCGAGAGGGCTATTGAGGAGGCCGAGCTTGAGGCCTGGCCCAATCCCTATCCCGACCGGGACTATCGTATAGACATCACCTTTCCGGAGTTTACCTGTCTGTGCCCTCGTTCGGGCTATCCGGACTTCGCCACCATCAAGATTTCCTACATACCGGATAAAAAAATCGTGGAGCTCCGCTCCCTTAAGCTCTGGCTGAACAAGTTCCGGGGGCGTTACATCTCGCACGAGGCCGCCACCAACGAGATCTTCGACGCTCTCTGGAAACTTCTCGAGCCCAGGGAGCTTCGCGTGGTGGGGGACTTTAATCCCAGGGGCAATGTGCACACCGTGATCACCGTGGAACGCCGTCAGGGAAGCTCCGTCAGCCCCACGGCGTAG
- a CDS encoding cyclophilin-like fold protein, protein MPYPIRITIEDLVLRAELFETECGRRIYESLPLEAEIQEWGDEFYFRVPVDCEPDETYTLEVRVGDIGYWPPGRALAIFFGPTPASTGPDPVPASEVNLVGRLLDDPSHLKKVKGARLLRLEPV, encoded by the coding sequence ATGCCCTACCCCATCCGGATCACCATTGAGGACCTGGTCCTTCGGGCCGAGCTTTTCGAGACCGAATGTGGCCGCCGGATCTACGAGAGCCTTCCGCTTGAGGCGGAGATTCAGGAATGGGGGGACGAATTCTACTTCAGGGTACCGGTGGACTGCGAGCCCGACGAAACCTACACCCTGGAGGTCAGGGTCGGAGACATAGGCTACTGGCCTCCGGGACGGGCCCTGGCCATCTTCTTCGGCCCCACCCCGGCCTCTACCGGCCCGGATCCGGTCCCGGCCAGCGAGGTCAACCTGGTGGGCCGTCTCCTCGACGATCCCTCTCACCTTAAAAAAGTAAAAGGCGCCCGTCTCCTTCGCCTCGAGCCCGTTTAA
- a CDS encoding DHA2 family efflux MFS transporter permease subunit, giving the protein MAEAPVSQSFYYPVSRFDRALITFIVMIGFFMAILDTTIVDIVVPKMMGPLSTDLYGIQWVVTAYMTAAAAGLIFVVSLAPKIGYAWTFLSGLTLFTFSSAMCGMSGSLPSMVFWRVCQGLGEAFIAASAQTILLAVYPPERQGLAMGIFGLGVSFAPALGPTLGGFLTDHLSWRWVFYINLPVGLLNLTAGLFFLPRDLGRTGRFEFNLRSYLFLTSFTVSLLVLLSKGQQLGWFQSRTIGLLAFVSALSLTAYLASELLSRRPLLDLSIYLIPTFGLTMAYHFFVLGFSMYQVFYLLPLYYENLKGLTTFQAGVHMLAFASFIGLFSVISGSLSDRVRPQYILVVSFLLYSVASLFLLPRLNYYTPALTAALYTIPVGMAIGTFFPPLTRITLSGLGPRTGLGVVLLHYQRFIGGSFGTAIATNTLTYRTDFHFQEMTALQNPVLVKKMLAKGRHFLDLFFPSSTALHKAKALLFKVETLYAASYAFQDTFRRTYYWALLGAFFLFLLFLREWHHKWVLRRR; this is encoded by the coding sequence ATGGCCGAGGCCCCGGTCTCCCAGAGCTTCTACTATCCCGTCTCCCGCTTCGACCGGGCGCTGATCACCTTCATCGTCATGATCGGTTTTTTTATGGCCATTCTGGATACCACCATCGTGGACATCGTGGTGCCCAAGATGATGGGTCCGCTTTCCACGGACCTTTACGGCATCCAGTGGGTGGTCACCGCCTACATGACCGCGGCCGCGGCCGGTCTCATCTTCGTGGTCTCGCTCGCCCCGAAGATCGGCTACGCCTGGACCTTTCTCTCCGGGCTCACCCTCTTCACCTTTTCCTCGGCCATGTGCGGAATGAGCGGAAGCCTCCCCTCCATGGTCTTCTGGCGGGTTTGTCAGGGGCTGGGGGAGGCCTTCATCGCCGCCTCCGCCCAGACCATACTCCTTGCGGTCTATCCCCCGGAGCGGCAAGGGCTCGCCATGGGCATCTTCGGGCTGGGGGTAAGCTTCGCCCCGGCCCTGGGGCCGACCCTGGGAGGTTTCCTCACCGATCACCTCTCCTGGCGCTGGGTCTTCTACATCAACCTCCCGGTGGGTCTCCTGAACCTCACCGCCGGGCTATTCTTCCTTCCCCGGGACCTGGGACGCACCGGACGCTTCGAATTCAACCTGAGAAGCTACCTCTTCCTGACCTCCTTCACGGTTTCCCTCCTGGTTCTCCTCTCCAAGGGACAGCAGCTCGGCTGGTTCCAGTCCCGCACCATAGGGCTCCTTGCCTTCGTGTCGGCTCTCTCGCTGACCGCCTATCTGGCCAGCGAGCTCCTCTCCCGCCGCCCGCTTCTCGACCTCTCCATCTACCTGATCCCCACCTTCGGGCTCACCATGGCCTATCACTTTTTCGTACTGGGATTCTCCATGTATCAGGTCTTCTACCTCCTTCCGCTTTACTACGAGAACCTGAAGGGCCTCACCACCTTTCAGGCCGGAGTCCACATGCTGGCCTTTGCCAGTTTCATCGGTCTTTTTTCCGTTATCTCGGGGAGCCTTAGCGATCGGGTGCGTCCTCAGTACATCCTGGTGGTCAGTTTTCTGCTCTATTCCGTGGCCTCCCTCTTTCTCCTTCCCCGGCTCAATTACTACACCCCCGCCCTCACCGCGGCCCTTTACACCATCCCCGTGGGCATGGCCATCGGGACCTTTTTCCCGCCGCTTACCCGGATCACCCTTTCCGGGCTCGGTCCCCGCACCGGCCTGGGGGTGGTGCTTCTCCACTACCAGAGGTTCATCGGGGGCTCCTTCGGCACCGCCATCGCCACCAACACCCTCACCTACCGCACCGACTTCCACTTTCAGGAGATGACCGCCCTCCAAAACCCCGTGCTGGTGAAAAAAATGCTGGCGAAGGGACGGCACTTTCTGGACCTTTTTTTCCCCTCCTCCACGGCCCTACACAAGGCCAAGGCCCTTCTTTTCAAGGTGGAGACCCTTTACGCCGCAAGTTACGCCTTTCAGGACACCTTCCGCCGCACCTACTACTGGGCCCTCCTGGGAGCGTTCTTCCTCTTCCTCCTCTTTTTACGGGAATGGCACCACAAATGGGTCCTGAGGAGGAGGTAA
- a CDS encoding lipoprotein, translating to MKRWVGLLILIILVSCGRKGPPLPPEAVRPEVPRDFRLTLHPLFAELSVRVPVEDIRGEALRRIKAFEIERVMRRPGGEGPELRKVLRVPFGGSPARSPRFYWRDRDLHPGWCYRYRVRAVKGWRSVSPWTPARKFCWSTPPRTPEGFEVHRILPHTVFLSWWPSRTDLHGLPLPGPVLYRIRRRSAGEEITFPPLRATSFFDSSARAGTRYCYSVEPLLSYYGTLVPGFRTPEICIIP from the coding sequence ATGAAACGGTGGGTCGGGTTGTTGATTCTGATAATTCTCGTCTCCTGCGGGCGCAAGGGGCCTCCGCTTCCTCCGGAGGCGGTCCGTCCGGAGGTTCCCCGGGATTTCAGGCTCACCCTTCATCCCCTTTTTGCGGAGCTTTCGGTAAGGGTTCCGGTGGAGGACATCCGGGGAGAGGCCCTTCGCCGAATTAAGGCCTTTGAGATAGAGAGGGTGATGCGGCGTCCGGGGGGGGAGGGACCGGAACTCCGGAAGGTTTTACGGGTCCCCTTCGGGGGCTCCCCGGCCCGGAGCCCCCGATTTTACTGGCGGGATCGGGATCTACATCCGGGATGGTGCTATCGCTACCGCGTGCGGGCGGTAAAGGGATGGCGATCGGTAAGCCCCTGGACCCCGGCCCGGAAATTCTGCTGGTCCACCCCGCCCCGCACGCCGGAGGGCTTCGAGGTCCACCGGATTCTTCCTCACACCGTCTTTCTTTCCTGGTGGCCCTCCCGCACGGATCTCCACGGTCTCCCCCTCCCCGGGCCGGTGCTTTACCGGATACGGCGCCGCTCCGCCGGAGAAGAGATCACCTTCCCGCCCCTCCGGGCCACCTCCTTTTTCGATTCCTCGGCCCGGGCGGGAACCCGGTATTGCTACTCCGTGGAGCCTCTTTTATCATACTACGGCACCCTGGTTCCGGGGTTCCGGACGCCGGAAATCTGCATTATCCCCTGA
- the lysA gene encoding diaminopimelate decarboxylase, with product MHHFVYRQGELFAEEVPVSRIAEEVGTPVYIYSAATLRRHYRVFDEAFSDLPHLVCYSVKANSNLAVLRLLAREGAGADIVSGGELFRALRAGIPPERIVFSGVGKTEREMEEALSAGILMFNVESLGELEALSRVARRLGRPAPFSIRVNPDVDPRTHPYISTGLKKNKFGLPEEVAYRAYLRAKEDPYLRPVGVDCHIGSQLTELSPFVEALRRLKGLYLRLREEGFEELRYLDLGGGLGIVYGEEEPPPPAAYAEAIKREFRDLDAVLVLEPGRVIAGNAGILVTRVLYVKTNPPSGESSEGRTFVIVDAGMNDLIRPTLYQAYHRISPVRERPGIESIRADVVGPICESGDFLARERRLPPVSPGDLLCVFSAGAYGFVMASNYNSRPRAAEVLVDGERYFVVRKREDYEDLVRLEEIPDEL from the coding sequence ATGCACCATTTCGTTTATCGGCAAGGGGAGCTTTTCGCCGAAGAGGTGCCGGTGAGCCGGATCGCCGAGGAGGTGGGTACGCCGGTCTACATCTACTCCGCCGCCACCCTCAGGCGCCACTATCGCGTCTTCGACGAGGCCTTCTCCGACCTGCCGCATCTGGTCTGCTATTCGGTCAAGGCCAATTCCAATCTGGCGGTCCTGAGGTTGCTCGCCCGGGAGGGTGCCGGGGCGGACATCGTCTCCGGAGGGGAACTCTTTCGGGCCCTCCGGGCCGGGATTCCCCCGGAAAGGATCGTTTTCTCCGGGGTGGGGAAGACCGAACGGGAAATGGAGGAGGCCCTCTCGGCCGGGATCCTCATGTTCAATGTGGAAAGCCTGGGGGAACTGGAGGCCCTCTCCCGGGTGGCCCGCCGGCTCGGAAGACCCGCCCCCTTCAGCATCCGGGTAAATCCGGATGTGGATCCCCGCACCCACCCCTACATTTCCACCGGGCTCAAGAAGAACAAGTTCGGACTGCCCGAGGAGGTGGCCTATCGGGCCTACCTCCGGGCGAAGGAGGACCCCTATCTCCGTCCGGTGGGGGTGGACTGCCACATAGGTTCCCAGCTCACGGAGCTTTCCCCCTTCGTGGAGGCCCTGAGGAGGCTTAAAGGGCTCTACCTGCGTCTTCGGGAGGAGGGCTTTGAGGAACTCCGGTATCTGGATCTCGGAGGGGGGCTCGGCATTGTTTACGGGGAGGAGGAGCCTCCGCCCCCGGCGGCCTACGCCGAGGCCATTAAGCGCGAGTTCCGGGATCTGGACGCCGTTCTCGTTCTTGAGCCCGGACGGGTGATCGCCGGAAACGCCGGCATCCTGGTGACCCGCGTGCTCTATGTAAAGACCAACCCGCCCTCGGGGGAATCCTCCGAGGGGCGCACCTTCGTGATCGTGGACGCCGGCATGAACGACCTCATCCGTCCCACCCTTTACCAGGCCTACCACCGGATCTCGCCGGTGAGGGAAAGGCCCGGAATCGAGAGTATCAGGGCCGATGTGGTGGGCCCCATCTGTGAGAGCGGGGATTTCCTGGCCCGGGAGAGGCGTTTGCCCCCGGTATCCCCTGGGGATCTCCTGTGTGTCTTCAGTGCCGGGGCCTACGGCTTCGTGATGGCCT
- a CDS encoding TetR/AcrR family transcriptional regulator: protein MNTRSKRKIWREEVKREILAAALSVFSERGFHRAKMTEIAERAGVAVGTLYQYFPSKKALYETLLFEAASRIHERVIKVLSREGPPEEILMKFLEVKLETLRENETLLKLHLRELWEARFRGVHTEKIRALFEDYLERLAGILKKLPSPLSKNPRFYAALVDGVIATAVVEALEGRIPFPGPKDLWEVLSQALIPGERAHE from the coding sequence ATGAACACCCGTTCAAAAAGAAAAATCTGGCGCGAGGAGGTTAAAAGGGAGATCCTTGCGGCTGCGCTTTCGGTCTTCTCGGAAAGGGGCTTTCATCGAGCCAAAATGACTGAAATTGCCGAAAGGGCCGGAGTGGCGGTGGGGACCCTTTATCAGTATTTCCCGAGCAAAAAGGCCCTTTACGAAACCCTTCTTTTTGAGGCCGCCTCAAGGATACACGAAAGGGTAATAAAGGTTCTTTCCCGGGAGGGCCCTCCGGAGGAAATTTTAATGAAGTTCCTGGAAGTAAAGCTGGAGACCCTTCGCGAAAACGAAACTCTGCTCAAGCTTCACCTTCGGGAACTCTGGGAGGCGAGATTCCGCGGGGTGCATACGGAAAAGATCCGGGCCCTTTTTGAGGACTATCTGGAAAGACTGGCCGGAATACTCAAAAAGTTACCCTCTCCTCTTTCCAAGAATCCTAGATTTTATGCCGCTTTAGTGGACGGAGTGATCGCCACCGCGGTGGTGGAGGCCCTGGAGGGAAGAATCCCTTTCCCCGGCCCGAAGGATCTGTGGGAAGTTCTCAGTCAGGCCCTTATCCCCGGGGAGAGAGCCCATGAATAG
- a CDS encoding Smr/MutS family protein, translated as MGFRPFEILRERVARDRLPAGPERPLCEEDPEEFFRKVRPLEDRNFFWAPCPRSPRREEERDWPPEPLRVRVWQTSEYMEGRAPGVTKELLRRLREGRIAYSRVLDLHGLTVAEAEVVFHRFLRECLFRGDRCVLVVHGRGLSSPRGPVLKEKVRFWLERGPLRRHILAYASARPCDGGPGATYVLLTRKGWRKK; from the coding sequence ATGGGCTTTCGACCCTTTGAGATCCTGAGGGAGAGGGTGGCCAGGGACCGTCTTCCGGCGGGGCCGGAGCGGCCCCTCTGTGAGGAGGATCCGGAGGAATTTTTCCGGAAGGTTCGGCCCCTTGAGGATCGGAATTTCTTCTGGGCCCCGTGTCCGCGGTCTCCCCGGAGGGAGGAGGAAAGGGACTGGCCTCCGGAACCCCTTCGGGTGCGGGTGTGGCAGACCTCGGAATATATGGAGGGGCGGGCTCCGGGGGTGACTAAAGAGCTCCTGCGCCGTCTTCGCGAGGGACGCATCGCCTACAGCCGGGTGCTCGACCTCCACGGGTTAACCGTGGCCGAGGCGGAGGTGGTCTTCCACCGGTTTTTGCGGGAATGTCTCTTTCGCGGGGATCGGTGCGTGCTGGTGGTTCACGGCCGGGGGCTTTCCTCGCCCCGGGGTCCGGTGTTAAAAGAGAAGGTGAGGTTCTGGCTTGAGCGCGGGCCTTTAAGACGCCACATACTGGCCTACGCCAGCGCCCGACCCTGTGACGGTGGTCCGGGGGCCACCTATGTGTTGCTTACCCGGAAGGGGTGGAGGAAGAAATGA
- a CDS encoding HlyD family secretion protein — protein MNSKHRRLALFILLAIFLALLVFLARFLWHRHLYAVTNAVFVETDALVFTSFDQVNGRIVKLYRREGDRVRKGEPLAEIDNSTYALRVRELEAGLSALRERARALSIEIKRLRREITLREARAENEIRRIEAERRALIGERKALREELAQAERDFRRFSRLYRENLIPRHRLEEAELRFRTLRAREEALSARVESLSAALEAARKEKRLVQNSRKLVREKEKELSALRARIEAREQALAEARLLLARCRLTSPVSGYIAKRFHAEGDVVGPGEPVYAVVDFSKLYVLVLLEETKLRGVKPGCEARIKIDAYPDRVYRGVVTAVLPATAAKFALVPRDISAGEFTKVAQRVPVKIRITQGDLSLLRVGLGGEVEIRRKF, from the coding sequence ATGAATAGCAAACACCGGAGACTGGCGTTATTTATCCTTCTCGCCATTTTTCTTGCCCTCCTGGTCTTCCTGGCCAGGTTCCTCTGGCATCGTCACCTCTACGCCGTAACCAACGCCGTTTTCGTGGAGACCGACGCCCTGGTGTTTACCTCCTTCGATCAGGTGAACGGACGGATCGTAAAACTTTACCGCCGGGAGGGGGACAGGGTGCGGAAGGGCGAGCCGCTGGCCGAGATCGACAACTCCACCTATGCCCTGCGGGTAAGGGAGCTTGAGGCCGGCCTTTCGGCGTTGAGGGAGCGGGCGCGGGCCCTTTCCATCGAGATAAAGAGACTCCGTAGGGAGATCACCCTCCGGGAGGCCCGGGCGGAAAACGAAATCCGGAGGATCGAGGCCGAAAGAAGGGCCCTGATAGGCGAACGGAAAGCCCTGCGGGAGGAACTGGCCCAGGCCGAACGGGATTTCCGGAGATTTTCCAGACTCTACCGGGAGAATCTAATTCCCCGTCACCGGCTGGAGGAAGCGGAGTTGCGTTTTCGAACCCTGCGGGCCAGGGAGGAGGCGCTTTCGGCCCGGGTGGAGTCCCTTTCCGCGGCCCTTGAGGCCGCCCGGAAGGAAAAACGCCTGGTGCAGAACAGCCGCAAACTCGTGCGGGAGAAAGAAAAGGAGCTCTCGGCTCTCAGGGCCCGGATCGAGGCCCGCGAACAGGCCCTCGCCGAGGCCCGTCTTCTCCTGGCCCGCTGCCGGCTCACCAGTCCGGTTTCCGGCTACATCGCCAAGCGCTTCCACGCCGAAGGCGATGTGGTGGGCCCCGGAGAACCGGTTTACGCGGTGGTGGATTTTTCTAAACTGTATGTCCTGGTTCTTCTTGAGGAAACCAAGCTTCGGGGCGTAAAACCCGGCTGTGAGGCCAGAATAAAAATAGACGCCTACCCCGACCGGGTGTACCGGGGGGTGGTAACGGCCGTTCTTCCGGCCACCGCCGCCAAATTCGCCCTGGTGCCCCGGGACATCTCCGCGGGAGAGTTTACCAAGGTGGCCCAGAGGGTTCCGGTCAAGATCCGAATCACCCAGGGAGATCTCTCCCTCCTTCGGGTGGGACTCGGGGGAGAGGTGGAGATCCGCAGGAAGTTCTGA
- a CDS encoding TolC family protein produces MRRIWWIFFVLILSSPGFSAGDRVFTLEECLRLALSRYPALKAALARKRAAEERERAAFREHLPKLYAGYEYRRYRDQETFKTPFGTYPLRGREEAFFAVTVKLPVFHGLAISTRHALRRLAIKVSEVEEARVRQELIFRVKEAYFRLVQAEREIELARKSLERRRAHLRDVRGFFREGLVAENQVLQAEAETREAEYRLLSAENRLKVARARLNMLLQRPLTAPLRVEPRFPGRPVRESYEKLLRLALRNRPEVKAALLAVRSKREELKLVRSRYFPWVDLEAQYYKRGDTLDLSENPYGDRENAWVGLSLNWELWDWGIRGREMAAVRAEILARREALREIEDRVRLEVREAYLDLEAARKKVSVARAALSAARENFRLVKARFREGLADTTDVIDAETLLTRARSEEIAARADFEIARARLAYAVGLTELP; encoded by the coding sequence ATGAGGCGGATCTGGTGGATTTTTTTCGTTCTTATTCTTTCAAGTCCCGGTTTTTCGGCCGGGGACCGGGTTTTCACCCTTGAGGAATGTCTGAGGCTTGCTCTTTCCCGGTATCCGGCCTTAAAGGCCGCTCTGGCCCGGAAGCGGGCCGCAGAGGAGAGGGAAAGGGCCGCTTTTCGGGAACACCTCCCGAAACTCTACGCCGGTTACGAATATCGCCGTTATCGGGATCAGGAGACCTTCAAGACCCCCTTCGGGACCTATCCCCTCAGGGGACGGGAGGAGGCCTTTTTTGCCGTAACGGTAAAGCTTCCCGTGTTTCACGGGCTGGCCATCTCCACCCGGCACGCTCTCCGCAGGCTTGCGATTAAAGTCTCCGAGGTGGAGGAGGCCCGGGTAAGACAGGAGCTCATCTTCCGGGTAAAAGAGGCCTACTTCCGTCTGGTTCAGGCGGAACGCGAGATCGAGCTTGCCCGCAAATCCCTCGAAAGACGCAGGGCTCACCTCAGGGATGTTCGGGGATTCTTCCGGGAGGGGTTGGTGGCGGAAAATCAGGTCCTTCAGGCCGAGGCCGAGACCCGGGAGGCCGAGTATCGACTCCTTTCGGCCGAAAACCGGTTAAAGGTGGCCCGGGCCCGTTTGAATATGTTGCTTCAGCGGCCCCTCACCGCTCCACTGAGGGTGGAGCCCCGGTTTCCCGGGAGACCCGTCAGGGAATCCTACGAGAAGCTGCTCAGGCTGGCTCTCCGGAATCGGCCGGAGGTCAAGGCGGCGCTTCTGGCCGTAAGATCCAAGCGGGAGGAGCTCAAGCTGGTCCGGAGCCGTTACTTCCCCTGGGTGGATCTGGAGGCGCAGTACTACAAACGGGGGGATACCCTGGACCTTTCGGAAAACCCTTACGGAGATCGGGAAAACGCCTGGGTGGGTCTTTCCCTGAACTGGGAGTTGTGGGACTGGGGGATCCGGGGCAGGGAGATGGCGGCGGTCCGGGCCGAGATCCTGGCTCGCAGAGAGGCGCTGCGGGAGATAGAGGATCGGGTGCGGCTCGAGGTGCGGGAGGCCTATCTGGATCTGGAAGCCGCCCGGAAGAAGGTGAGCGTAGCCCGGGCGGCCCTTTCCGCGGCCCGGGAGAACTTTCGACTGGTAAAGGCCCGTTTCCGGGAGGGACTCGCGGACACCACCGATGTGATTGACGCCGAAACCCTGCTTACCCGGGCCCGGTCCGAGGAGATCGCCGCCCGGGCCGACTTCGAGATCGCCCGGGCCCGCCTGGCCTACGCCGTGGGGCTGACGGAGCTTCCCTGA
- the tmk gene encoding dTMP kinase, giving the protein MKAPAHGRNKVLVHGLPGSGKTTLIERVAGGIPGPKRGFVTREVREGGRRIGFKIHTLDGREAWLAKKGRGWPQVGKYKVFLETFEKLALSALAPAEPDTLYVVDEIGKMEIFSEAFRERIRELLSGPDPVLASVGYGQIPFLEEIFRLKGPVFCEITPDNRDYLVERITVEFERPGRLIVFEGIDGSGKSTLAREVYRALRKEGLPVLLTREPSEGEWGRKVREHLAKGTPLSPQAYAELFLRDRREHAEKVLTPSLKAGKVVLCDRYYPSTLAYQGSEGLEVEELLRRNETVAPVPDLVVFVDVPVEVALERVRQRKKIRELFETREKLTNIRKLYLEILPRFRHLCLPGDKPVAELCEEVLNALPHPDHH; this is encoded by the coding sequence ATGAAGGCTCCGGCCCACGGACGGAACAAGGTTCTGGTGCACGGGCTTCCGGGCTCGGGCAAGACCACCCTGATCGAGAGGGTAGCGGGCGGGATCCCGGGTCCGAAGAGGGGGTTCGTCACCCGGGAGGTGCGGGAGGGGGGGCGCCGGATAGGGTTCAAGATCCACACCCTAGACGGACGGGAGGCCTGGCTGGCCAAAAAAGGCCGGGGCTGGCCCCAGGTGGGAAAGTACAAGGTCTTCCTTGAAACCTTTGAAAAACTGGCCCTTTCGGCTCTCGCCCCGGCCGAGCCCGACACCCTCTATGTGGTGGACGAGATCGGCAAGATGGAGATCTTCTCCGAGGCCTTTCGCGAGCGTATCCGGGAGCTTCTTTCCGGGCCGGATCCCGTTCTGGCCTCGGTGGGCTACGGGCAGATCCCCTTCCTGGAGGAGATTTTCAGGCTCAAAGGCCCCGTCTTCTGCGAGATTACCCCGGACAATCGGGATTACCTGGTGGAGAGAATAACCGTGGAATTCGAACGCCCCGGGCGTCTTATCGTGTTCGAGGGGATAGACGGCTCCGGCAAGAGCACCCTGGCCCGGGAGGTTTACCGGGCCCTCAGGAAGGAGGGGCTTCCCGTGCTGCTTACCCGGGAGCCCTCCGAGGGAGAATGGGGGCGCAAGGTCAGGGAACATCTGGCCAAGGGAACCCCGCTCTCCCCGCAGGCCTACGCCGAGCTCTTCCTCCGTGACCGGAGAGAGCACGCGGAAAAGGTCCTCACCCCTTCGCTTAAGGCTGGAAAGGTCGTTCTCTGTGATCGCTACTATCCGTCCACCCTGGCCTATCAGGGAAGCGAAGGGCTGGAGGTGGAGGAACTCCTTCGCCGCAACGAGACCGTGGCCCCGGTACCGGATCTGGTGGTGTTCGTGGATGTGCCGGTGGAGGTGGCCTTGGAACGGGTGCGGCAGAGGAAAAAGATCCGAGAGCTTTTCGAGACCCGGGAAAAACTCACGAACATCAGGAAACTGTACCTGGAGATCCTTCCGCGTTTCCGGCACCTGTGCCTTCCCGGGGACAAACCGGTGGCGGAACTCTGTGAGGAGGTCCTGAATGCCCTACCCCATCCGGATCACCATTGA